The following coding sequences lie in one Jonesia denitrificans DSM 20603 genomic window:
- a CDS encoding DUF5998 family protein, translating to MHHPTSSPHESLNQDIQRSGYYPQLVFSVLDVALGGEEVRSHLVHVETTFAHAEIKRHVTVLVLTDSRLILAHVDDHLEEHTPDGPVHARAAATTESVALSAITSVVLTHSVNAPEKHQPGDTPLELTLAIGWGAVSRIDMEPVVCPDPNCEADHGYNGSITSDDVMIRVSAQAEGAEAVHKATVFASALSRATATHTQRTP from the coding sequence GTGCACCACCCGACTTCTTCTCCACACGAATCTTTGAACCAGGACATCCAACGTTCGGGGTATTACCCGCAACTAGTTTTCTCTGTCCTCGATGTGGCGCTGGGCGGTGAAGAAGTACGCTCCCACCTTGTCCATGTGGAAACAACATTTGCGCACGCGGAAATCAAACGGCATGTCACGGTGCTTGTTCTCACCGATTCGCGCCTCATCCTGGCTCATGTTGATGACCACTTAGAAGAACACACCCCCGACGGTCCCGTCCATGCGCGGGCGGCGGCCACAACTGAGTCAGTTGCGTTGTCGGCGATCACCTCAGTAGTGCTCACACACTCGGTGAATGCGCCAGAAAAACACCAACCAGGCGATACCCCTTTGGAACTCACACTCGCCATTGGGTGGGGGGCGGTGTCTCGCATCGACATGGAACCGGTGGTGTGCCCCGACCCAAATTGTGAAGCCGACCACGGGTACAACGGGTCAATCACCAGCGATGACGTCATGATTCGAGTCTCAGCCCAGGCAGAAGGTGCCGAAGCAGTCCACAAAGCAACCGTGTTTGCCTCCGCGCTTTCTCGGGCAACGGCCACCCACACTCAGAGGACACCGTGA
- a CDS encoding GNAT family N-acetyltransferase, giving the protein MTDADHSATLPYPQHWEADVVLRDGTTAHVRPITPADRDALQRFHTGQSQQSTYMRFFAHLERLSDRDLARFTHVDYVDRCAIVATTTSAREPGVERIIGVARFDRVDADEAEVAFNVSDHIQGKGLGSVLLEHIADAAREVGIRRFTAEVLPHNARMLAVFTEAGYDQTQYVDDGIVTVSVDLDPTVRSEHVMAEREHRAESRSMQRLFRPRRMVLIASLTDEPTPEETRLASAALSSGIGVAGQVLHVVGLTPVTIRDAQRRHGMRDTFVHHADVRSFLADDTTFDLAVITVADHATAPILAILADKGIHTAVMMSSGFAEKGAHGLRLQRDMLRTAHGAGIRIVGPASHGLFSSTSDAPFNASLAPSLPPAGTVGLFCQSAAMAVTLLATVGRRRLGVANFLSAGNRADISGNDLMQFWHDDTDTHAVGMYLESIGNPRKFARIARRLSRRKPVVVVSAGQSGHIVPRGHAVRQTSTPRKTLDHMFQQAGVIRTANTHELVDTLQYFATQPLPGGPRVAIVATSESLAAITAEAARSSGLDVRHMGVIPPLAPARDVHATIEEAYACSDVDTVVIAHVPTVTDVGADTLAAIAKNAARHRIPTVACMYGFHGLTPELTSDGVTVPAYSTPEDAIKVLRHVHGYTTWLATDQGDRIEHHDIDRHRVSQLLSAAPDGPASAELTANVLAAYGITVWEAVTVATSAEAVAAAQTVGWPVALKSTADALRHRADLGGVRLGLHTPEELERAFHAMRTELSQQLGRSPSDPCFTFSVQKMAPSGVACVMRTREDELFGPVISFGLSGDATDLLDDLSYGIAPLTTTDAITMVRSLGAAPRLFGYKGLPTADTDAITDLLGRLSQLADHHPQIRELELYPVVVAHQGAAVLSARLIIQPAQRYDKQRRQLPQ; this is encoded by the coding sequence GTGACTGACGCTGACCACTCCGCGACTCTCCCATACCCGCAGCATTGGGAGGCTGATGTTGTTCTGCGTGATGGCACAACTGCTCATGTTCGTCCGATCACTCCTGCGGATCGTGATGCGTTGCAACGTTTCCACACTGGGCAATCACAGCAATCCACCTACATGCGGTTTTTTGCTCACTTAGAGCGGTTGTCGGACCGGGATCTTGCCCGGTTTACGCACGTTGACTACGTGGATCGTTGCGCCATCGTTGCCACGACAACGAGCGCACGTGAGCCAGGGGTGGAACGCATCATTGGGGTGGCCCGGTTTGATCGGGTCGACGCTGATGAAGCGGAGGTGGCGTTCAATGTGTCGGATCACATCCAAGGTAAAGGGTTGGGCTCTGTGCTGCTAGAACACATCGCGGATGCTGCTCGGGAGGTAGGGATCCGACGGTTTACCGCTGAGGTGCTTCCGCATAACGCCCGGATGCTAGCGGTGTTTACGGAGGCTGGGTATGACCAAACCCAGTATGTGGATGATGGCATTGTGACAGTGTCTGTGGATCTTGATCCCACTGTGCGTTCAGAACATGTTATGGCTGAGCGTGAACATCGTGCTGAGTCGCGGTCGATGCAGCGGCTGTTTCGCCCGCGTCGTATGGTGTTGATTGCATCGTTGACTGATGAACCAACTCCTGAGGAAACACGGTTGGCAAGTGCGGCCTTGTCGTCGGGGATTGGTGTGGCGGGGCAGGTGCTTCACGTGGTGGGGCTGACCCCTGTGACGATTCGCGATGCGCAGCGTCGCCATGGGATGCGGGACACTTTTGTGCATCATGCCGATGTGCGGAGTTTTCTTGCTGATGACACGACATTCGATTTGGCTGTCATCACGGTTGCTGATCATGCGACGGCCCCGATTTTAGCTATTTTGGCTGATAAAGGGATTCACACTGCTGTGATGATGAGCTCAGGGTTCGCGGAAAAAGGCGCTCATGGGTTGAGGTTGCAACGCGACATGTTGAGAACTGCTCATGGCGCAGGTATTCGTATTGTCGGGCCAGCGAGTCATGGGTTGTTTTCTTCGACTTCTGATGCGCCGTTTAATGCGTCGCTCGCACCGTCACTACCACCGGCGGGGACAGTGGGGTTGTTCTGCCAGTCTGCCGCGATGGCGGTCACCTTGTTGGCTACTGTGGGGCGCAGACGGTTAGGGGTGGCGAACTTTTTGTCGGCGGGTAATCGTGCTGACATCTCGGGTAATGACCTGATGCAGTTTTGGCATGATGATACCGACACCCATGCGGTGGGAATGTACTTGGAGTCGATTGGTAACCCGCGCAAGTTCGCGCGGATTGCACGGAGGTTGTCGCGACGTAAACCAGTTGTGGTCGTCAGTGCTGGCCAATCTGGACATATTGTGCCCCGAGGGCATGCAGTACGTCAGACCAGTACTCCACGCAAGACGTTGGATCATATGTTCCAGCAGGCGGGGGTCATTAGGACCGCAAACACCCACGAACTTGTGGACACGCTGCAGTATTTTGCCACTCAACCACTGCCGGGTGGGCCGCGTGTAGCCATTGTTGCAACCTCAGAGTCCTTGGCTGCGATTACGGCTGAGGCGGCGCGGTCATCGGGGTTGGATGTCCGGCACATGGGTGTTATTCCTCCGCTTGCTCCTGCCCGTGATGTTCATGCAACGATCGAAGAGGCGTACGCGTGCAGCGACGTGGACACTGTGGTGATTGCGCATGTGCCGACAGTGACGGATGTAGGCGCGGACACGCTGGCCGCGATCGCAAAGAATGCGGCCCGTCACCGGATTCCCACCGTCGCGTGCATGTATGGGTTCCATGGTCTGACCCCCGAATTGACCAGCGATGGTGTCACTGTGCCGGCCTATTCCACCCCGGAGGATGCCATCAAGGTGCTCCGCCATGTGCATGGGTACACCACATGGCTTGCCACAGATCAGGGTGACCGTATTGAGCATCATGATATTGACCGACACCGGGTAAGCCAGCTACTCAGTGCGGCCCCCGATGGTCCTGCCAGTGCGGAGCTCACCGCGAATGTGCTTGCTGCCTACGGGATCACCGTATGGGAGGCGGTCACTGTTGCTACATCAGCTGAGGCAGTTGCGGCGGCACAAACGGTTGGGTGGCCTGTTGCGTTGAAAAGTACTGCCGATGCGCTGCGTCATCGCGCGGACCTTGGTGGGGTGCGTCTTGGTTTACACACTCCAGAGGAACTTGAGCGGGCTTTTCATGCGATGCGCACAGAACTCAGCCAGCAATTAGGACGGTCACCGTCAGATCCGTGTTTCACTTTTAGTGTCCAAAAGATGGCACCATCTGGGGTTGCGTGTGTCATGCGGACTCGTGAAGACGAGTTGTTTGGGCCGGTGATTTCTTTTGGTTTGTCCGGTGATGCAACAGATCTTCTTGACGATCTTAGTTATGGTATTGCGCCGTTGACCACGACGGACGCGATCACCATGGTGAGATCGTTGGGGGCGGCTCCACGACTATTTGGGTACAAGGGGCTGCCCACTGCTGACACAGACGCGATCACTGACCTGCTGGGGCGTTTGTCTCAATTGGCTGATCATCACCCACAGATTCGAGAGTTGGAATTGTACCCGGTTGTGGTGGCACACCAGGGTGCAGCAGTGCTCTCAGCGCGGTTGATCATTCAGCCCGCGCAACGGTACGACAAACAACGCCGCCAACTTCCTCAGTAA